A portion of the Natrinema salaciae genome contains these proteins:
- a CDS encoding type IV pilin N-terminal domain-containing protein produces MTSEGYVQQRNTRLQEARAISSIVGVLVLLVLTVCLTTVVAIALGTWSLGAPQPTARFELAADSADSSITIEHTAGDAIDVETLSVTITVNGTPLSDQPPVPFVGASGFEGTPDGPFNARADPKWTAGEQAGVSVAETNTPALAAGDAVSVTLAVDGQRVAELETTAV; encoded by the coding sequence ATGACCTCGGAGGGCTACGTCCAGCAACGGAACACCCGTCTACAGGAAGCGCGAGCTATCAGTTCGATCGTTGGCGTCCTCGTTCTACTTGTCCTCACCGTCTGTTTGACAACCGTCGTTGCCATCGCCCTCGGTACGTGGTCGCTCGGAGCACCGCAGCCGACGGCGAGGTTCGAACTCGCGGCCGACAGTGCGGACTCCTCGATTACGATCGAACATACGGCCGGCGACGCGATCGACGTCGAGACGCTGTCGGTGACGATCACGGTGAACGGGACACCGCTATCGGACCAACCGCCGGTCCCGTTCGTCGGCGCGAGCGGGTTCGAAGGGACTCCGGACGGGCCGTTCAACGCGAGAGCCGATCCGAAGTGGACGGCCGGAGAGCAAGCCGGCGTGTCCGTCGCCGAGACGAATACGCCGGCGCTTGCAGCGGGCGACGCCGTCTCCGTAACGCTCGCCGTCGACGGCCAGCGGGTGGCCGAACTCGAGACGACGGCGGTTTAG
- a CDS encoding V-type ATP synthase subunit E, producing MSLDTVVEDIREEAHARAEDTRTEGEARADEIESAAEEDADEILENAERDVEREIEQLREQRLSSAKLEAKQKRLEARRDVLGEVREQVEDELAALEGDTREELTRDLLEAASGEFDEGDDVNVYGRAGDEELIESILADYDGYEYAGEHDCLGGVVVESDQSRVRVNNTFDSVLEDVWEDNLREISNRLFEQ from the coding sequence ATGAGTTTGGACACAGTCGTAGAAGACATTCGAGAAGAGGCCCACGCGCGTGCGGAGGACACCCGCACCGAGGGCGAAGCGCGCGCCGACGAGATCGAATCGGCCGCCGAGGAGGACGCCGACGAGATCCTCGAGAACGCCGAGCGGGACGTCGAGCGCGAGATCGAGCAGCTTCGCGAACAGCGCCTCTCCAGTGCGAAACTGGAGGCGAAACAGAAGCGCCTGGAGGCCCGTCGCGACGTGCTCGGTGAGGTCCGCGAGCAGGTCGAGGACGAACTCGCCGCCCTCGAGGGCGACACCCGCGAGGAACTCACCCGCGACCTGCTCGAGGCCGCGAGCGGCGAGTTCGACGAAGGAGACGACGTCAACGTCTACGGCCGCGCGGGCGACGAGGAACTGATCGAGTCGATCCTCGCCGACTACGACGGCTACGAGTACGCCGGCGAGCACGACTGTCTCGGCGGCGTCGTCGTCGAGAGCGACCAGTCTCGGGTTCGGGTCAACAACACGTTCGACTCGGTGCTCGAGGACGTCTGGGAAGACAACCTCCGGGAGATCAGCAACCGACTCTTCGAGCAATGA
- a CDS encoding DUF7096 domain-containing protein yields MKPPITVCLFPHQQPTGFCIRSRYVSVMKRSTSVFLAVLLVFSLPTTTGIAANPSGGIDGESDAIQQRQFQPQVTAPTELENTTNRLTVTGDVRNGYSKYKPDLAVELASGDDELRIDHDQYAIVDSKFESATTEEQREMIRAAYDRLQNRTDALEQRERKAVRAHAAGELSSEALLQTLLRNHNAAGELSESLRQLEAQAKGVPGALSSTRADYKTFDYHRTPLRASLERMAANPDNDYHNVVVTTSQNGYNISVMDGNRYILETARFDNRDTTQVDQFEEGEAYDYSKELYPWASDRPYFQDNSPDHYWAEMDHEQGRLEFYFDSGTGDVYREVQEISAPSLPSTELGPWNGDGLNMTMNRTPTNGPVKVTITDQETGEPVSATVTYDGFEVGETGEDGTLWVVPMLGTNVLEAKTETGVVNGTVTR; encoded by the coding sequence GTGAAGCCGCCTATAACAGTCTGTTTATTCCCTCATCAGCAGCCGACCGGTTTTTGTATCAGGAGCCGGTACGTTAGTGTAATGAAGAGATCGACATCAGTCTTCCTTGCGGTCCTTCTTGTCTTCTCCCTGCCCACAACAACCGGTATTGCAGCGAATCCGAGCGGTGGAATAGACGGCGAATCCGACGCGATTCAGCAACGGCAATTCCAACCCCAGGTAACGGCACCAACAGAGCTCGAGAACACGACGAATCGCCTCACGGTCACCGGCGATGTCAGAAACGGATACAGCAAATACAAGCCGGATCTGGCGGTGGAACTCGCGAGCGGCGACGATGAGCTACGGATCGACCACGACCAGTACGCGATCGTCGACAGCAAGTTCGAAAGCGCAACGACCGAGGAGCAACGGGAGATGATTCGGGCGGCATACGACCGGCTGCAGAACCGGACCGACGCGCTCGAACAACGCGAGCGGAAGGCCGTTCGTGCGCACGCCGCTGGCGAGCTCTCGTCGGAAGCCCTCCTCCAGACGTTGTTGCGAAACCACAACGCTGCAGGGGAGCTCAGCGAGAGCCTCCGGCAGTTAGAAGCCCAAGCAAAGGGAGTCCCGGGAGCGCTGTCGAGTACGCGCGCCGATTACAAAACGTTCGACTACCATCGAACACCGCTCCGAGCGAGCCTCGAGCGGATGGCGGCGAACCCGGACAACGATTATCACAACGTGGTCGTCACGACATCACAGAACGGGTACAATATATCCGTGATGGACGGTAACAGATACATTCTCGAGACGGCTCGATTCGACAACCGTGACACGACACAAGTGGATCAGTTCGAAGAGGGAGAAGCATATGATTACTCGAAGGAACTCTATCCGTGGGCGAGCGATCGGCCGTACTTCCAGGATAACAGTCCGGACCACTACTGGGCAGAAATGGATCACGAACAGGGACGACTCGAGTTTTACTTCGACAGCGGAACTGGTGACGTTTACCGCGAAGTACAGGAAATCTCTGCACCGTCACTTCCCTCGACGGAACTCGGTCCCTGGAACGGCGACGGCCTGAACATGACTATGAACAGAACGCCAACGAACGGACCCGTCAAGGTAACCATCACCGATCAGGAGACAGGCGAGCCAGTGAGTGCAACCGTCACGTACGATGGTTTCGAAGTCGGTGAGACCGGTGAAGACGGAACGCTATGGGTGGTTCCGATGCTCGGAACGAACGTTCTCGAGGCAAAAACGGAAACTGGCGTCGTCAACGGGACAGTCACGCGGTAA
- a CDS encoding V-type ATP synthase subunit C has translation MSAGASNPEYVNARVRSRRASLFSDEDYRKLIRMGPSEIARFMEETEYEREINALGTRFSGVDLIEYALNRNLAKHFQDLLDWSKGRLYDLIARYLRKFDVWNLKTIFRGIYTDSSPEEIRTDLIQAGELDDATIERLFEVDTIDDAIEVLRRTVYYEPLTEAYEEFEETGALVPLENALDREFYENLLADVSRGPGDEPQEGPEAKYIEFLQAEIDFRNARNALRLARSGADLDPASYYIEGGVLFDRSELSRLVADYDALVDHIADNKRYGDRLSGAMDRLRDADSLIQFEHALDAALLEYADTLSSIYPTSVSAVLSYILAKEREIENIRAIARGREVGLDENEIEEELVIL, from the coding sequence ATGAGCGCAGGCGCCTCGAATCCGGAATACGTGAACGCTCGCGTGCGGTCGCGCCGAGCCTCGCTGTTCTCGGACGAAGACTATCGCAAGCTGATCCGGATGGGGCCGAGCGAGATCGCGCGGTTCATGGAGGAGACGGAGTACGAACGCGAGATCAACGCGCTCGGTACGCGGTTCTCGGGCGTCGACCTGATCGAGTACGCCTTAAACCGCAACCTCGCCAAACACTTCCAGGACCTGCTCGACTGGTCGAAGGGACGCCTCTACGACCTCATCGCCCGGTATCTCCGGAAGTTCGACGTCTGGAACCTGAAGACGATCTTCCGAGGGATCTACACCGATTCCAGTCCCGAGGAGATCCGGACCGACCTGATCCAGGCCGGCGAACTCGACGACGCGACGATCGAACGTCTGTTCGAGGTCGATACCATCGACGATGCGATCGAGGTCCTGCGCCGGACAGTCTACTACGAGCCACTGACCGAGGCCTACGAGGAGTTCGAGGAGACGGGCGCGCTCGTCCCCCTCGAGAACGCCCTCGACCGGGAATTCTACGAGAACCTGCTCGCGGACGTCTCGAGGGGCCCGGGCGACGAACCCCAGGAGGGTCCGGAGGCGAAGTACATCGAGTTCCTCCAGGCCGAGATCGACTTCCGGAACGCCCGGAACGCGCTGCGACTCGCTCGCAGCGGGGCGGACCTCGATCCCGCCAGCTACTACATCGAGGGTGGCGTCCTGTTCGATCGGTCGGAGCTGAGCCGTCTCGTCGCCGACTACGACGCGCTCGTCGATCACATCGCCGACAACAAACGCTACGGCGACCGACTCTCGGGGGCGATGGACCGGCTGCGCGATGCTGACAGCCTTATCCAGTTCGAGCACGCACTAGATGCTGCGTTGCTCGAGTACGCGGACACGCTCTCGAGCATCTACCCGACCTCCGTTTCGGCCGTGCTGTCGTACATCCTCGCGAAGGAGCGCGAGATCGAGAACATCCGTGCGATCGCGCGCGGCCGCGAGGTCGGCCTCGACGAGAACGAGATCGAAGAGGAGCTGGTGATCCTATGA
- a CDS encoding ATP synthase subunit B, translating to MKEYQTITEISGPLVFAEVDEPVGYDEIVEIETEDGRTLRGQVLESSEGIVSIQVFEGTGGIDRNASVRFLGETMKMPVTEDLLGRVLDGSGNPIDGGPEIVPEERHNIVGEAINPYSREYPEEFIQTGISAIDGMNTLVRGQKLPIFSGSGLPHNELALQIARQATVPEEEEGEDDDGSEFAVIFGAMGITAEEANEFMDDFERTGALERSVVFMNLADDPAVERQVTPRLALTTAEYLAFEKGYHVLVILTDMTNYCEALREIGAAREEVPGRRGYPGYMYTDLAQLYERAGRIEGQEGSVTQIPILTMPGDDDTHPIPDLTGYITEGQIMMDRDLNSQGIEPPVNVLPSLSRLMDDGIGEGLTREDHGDVSDQMYAAYAEGEDLRDLVNIVGREALSERDNKFLDFADRFEAEFVQQGYDTNRSIDETLEVGWDLLSDLPKEALNRIDEDLIEEHYREDESEAAEVTADD from the coding sequence ATGAAAGAGTACCAGACTATCACGGAAATCAGCGGTCCGCTGGTGTTCGCCGAGGTCGACGAGCCGGTCGGTTACGACGAGATCGTCGAGATCGAGACCGAGGACGGGCGGACGCTGCGCGGCCAGGTGCTGGAATCGAGCGAGGGTATCGTCTCGATCCAGGTGTTCGAGGGGACGGGCGGAATCGACCGCAACGCGTCCGTTCGATTCCTGGGCGAGACGATGAAGATGCCCGTCACCGAGGACCTCCTCGGGCGGGTGCTGGACGGTTCCGGAAACCCGATCGACGGCGGCCCGGAGATCGTCCCCGAGGAACGGCACAACATCGTCGGCGAAGCGATCAACCCCTACTCTCGAGAGTACCCCGAGGAGTTCATTCAGACCGGCATTTCCGCCATCGACGGCATGAACACGCTGGTCCGGGGCCAGAAGCTTCCGATCTTCTCCGGATCGGGGCTGCCCCACAACGAACTCGCGCTGCAGATCGCCCGCCAAGCGACGGTGCCGGAGGAAGAGGAAGGCGAAGACGACGACGGCTCCGAGTTCGCCGTCATCTTCGGTGCGATGGGGATCACCGCCGAAGAGGCAAACGAGTTCATGGACGACTTCGAGCGCACCGGCGCGCTCGAGCGCTCGGTCGTCTTCATGAACCTCGCGGACGACCCCGCGGTCGAACGGCAGGTCACGCCGCGACTCGCGCTCACCACGGCCGAGTACCTCGCCTTCGAGAAGGGGTACCACGTGCTGGTCATCCTGACGGACATGACCAACTACTGTGAGGCGCTGCGCGAGATCGGTGCCGCACGCGAGGAGGTCCCGGGTCGACGTGGCTACCCCGGGTACATGTACACCGACCTAGCACAGCTCTACGAGCGTGCGGGTCGAATCGAAGGACAGGAGGGATCGGTCACGCAGATTCCGATCCTGACGATGCCCGGCGACGACGACACGCACCCGATTCCGGACCTGACCGGCTACATTACCGAGGGCCAGATCATGATGGATCGGGACCTCAACAGTCAGGGGATCGAGCCGCCGGTCAACGTCCTGCCGAGCCTCTCGCGGCTGATGGACGACGGGATCGGCGAGGGGCTCACTCGCGAGGACCACGGCGACGTCTCCGACCAGATGTACGCCGCCTACGCGGAGGGTGAGGACCTGCGCGACCTCGTGAACATCGTCGGTCGCGAAGCGCTCTCCGAGCGGGACAACAAGTTCCTCGACTTCGCCGACCGCTTCGAGGCGGAGTTCGTCCAGCAGGGGTACGACACCAACCGCTCGATCGACGAAACGCTCGAGGTCGGCTGGGATCTCCTGTCGGACCTGCCGAAGGAGGCGCTCAACCGTATCGACGAGGACCTCATCGAAGAGCACTACCGCGAAGACGAGTCCGAAGCCGCCGAAGTTACGGCCGACGACTAA
- a CDS encoding ATP synthase subunit A, with amino-acid sequence MSQAEDIESVDEDGVIESVSGPVVTATDLDARMNDVVYVGDEGLMGEVIEIEGNLTTIQVYEETSGVGPGEPVQNTGEPLSVDLGPGMLDSIYDGVQRPLDVLEEKMGTAFLDRGVDAPGIDLEKQWEFVPEVETGDTVEPGDVVGTVEETVTIDHKVMVPPDYEGGEVTSVGSGEFTVEETVVELDNGEAIQMHQEWPVREARPAGDKETPTEPLVTGQRVQDGLFPLAKGGTAAIPGPFGSGKTVTQQQLAKWSDADIVVYIGCGERGNEMTEVIEDFPELPDPQTGNPLMARTCLIANTSNMPVAARESCIYTGITIAEYYRDMGYDVALMADSTSRWAEAMREISSRLEEMPGEEGYPAYLAAALSEFYERAGKFQLINGGEGSISVVGAVSPPGGDFSEPVTQNTLRIVKTFWALDADLAERRHFPSINWNESYSLYKDQLDPWWESNVAGDWAETRQWAVDVLDEEDELQEIVQLVGKDALPEDQQLTLEVARYLREAWLQQNALHDVDTYCEPEKTYRMLTAIKTFNDEAFEALDAGVPPEEITDVDAAPQLNRMGTAEEWEEFIDEIENDLKEQLRALY; translated from the coding sequence ATGAGCCAGGCAGAAGACATCGAATCCGTCGACGAAGACGGTGTAATCGAAAGCGTGAGCGGTCCCGTCGTGACCGCCACGGACCTCGACGCCCGGATGAACGACGTCGTCTACGTCGGCGACGAAGGGCTGATGGGCGAGGTCATCGAAATCGAAGGGAACCTGACCACCATTCAGGTGTACGAGGAAACCTCCGGCGTCGGCCCGGGCGAACCCGTCCAGAACACGGGCGAACCCCTGAGCGTCGACCTCGGACCCGGTATGCTGGACTCCATCTACGACGGCGTCCAGCGGCCGCTCGACGTCTTGGAGGAGAAGATGGGGACGGCGTTCCTCGACCGCGGGGTCGACGCCCCCGGGATCGACCTCGAGAAGCAGTGGGAGTTCGTCCCCGAGGTCGAGACGGGCGATACGGTCGAACCCGGCGACGTCGTCGGGACGGTCGAGGAGACCGTCACCATCGACCACAAGGTCATGGTGCCGCCGGACTACGAGGGCGGCGAGGTCACCAGCGTCGGGAGCGGCGAGTTCACCGTCGAAGAGACCGTCGTCGAACTCGACAACGGCGAAGCGATTCAGATGCACCAGGAGTGGCCGGTCCGCGAAGCCCGGCCCGCCGGTGACAAGGAGACGCCGACCGAACCGCTGGTGACGGGCCAGCGCGTTCAGGACGGCCTGTTCCCGCTCGCGAAGGGCGGGACGGCGGCGATTCCCGGCCCGTTCGGCTCCGGGAAGACCGTCACCCAGCAGCAACTCGCCAAGTGGTCCGACGCGGACATCGTCGTCTACATCGGCTGTGGCGAGCGCGGCAACGAGATGACCGAGGTCATCGAGGACTTCCCGGAACTGCCCGACCCGCAGACCGGGAACCCGCTGATGGCCCGGACGTGCCTCATCGCCAACACGTCGAACATGCCCGTCGCGGCCCGCGAATCCTGTATCTACACGGGGATTACGATCGCGGAGTACTACCGCGACATGGGGTACGACGTGGCGCTGATGGCCGACTCCACCTCGCGGTGGGCCGAGGCCATGCGGGAGATTTCGAGCCGACTCGAGGAGATGCCCGGCGAAGAGGGCTACCCCGCGTATCTGGCGGCCGCGCTCTCGGAGTTCTACGAGCGCGCCGGCAAGTTCCAGCTGATCAACGGCGGCGAAGGATCGATCTCGGTCGTCGGGGCGGTCTCGCCGCCGGGCGGTGACTTCTCCGAACCCGTGACTCAGAACACCCTGCGTATCGTCAAGACGTTCTGGGCACTGGACGCCGACCTCGCGGAACGGCGGCACTTCCCCTCGATCAACTGGAACGAGTCCTACTCGCTGTACAAGGACCAGCTCGACCCGTGGTGGGAGAGCAACGTCGCCGGCGACTGGGCGGAGACTCGACAGTGGGCGGTCGACGTGTTAGACGAGGAGGACGAACTGCAGGAGATCGTCCAGCTCGTCGGCAAGGACGCGCTGCCGGAGGACCAGCAGCTCACGCTCGAGGTCGCACGCTACCTGCGTGAGGCGTGGCTCCAGCAGAACGCCCTGCACGACGTCGACACCTACTGCGAACCGGAGAAGACCTACCGGATGCTAACGGCGATCAAGACGTTCAACGACGAGGCCTTCGAGGCACTCGACGCCGGTGTGCCACCCGAAGAGATCACCGACGTCGACGCTGCGCCACAGCTCAACCGGATGGGCACGGCCGAGGAGTGGGAGGAGTTCATCGACGAGATCGAGAACGACCTCAAAGAGCAACTACGAGCACTGTACTAA
- the ahaH gene encoding ATP synthase archaeal subunit H, whose translation MPRPEVLERIKSAEDEADEIVALAENDRDERIAEARKRAEEIRTEAEQEAQEVRERRLEEAREAVDAECEQVLEEGEQEREELAERARDRVDEVTAHVVELFQEDVHAQT comes from the coding sequence ATGCCGAGGCCAGAGGTTCTCGAACGAATTAAGTCGGCGGAGGACGAGGCCGACGAGATCGTCGCATTGGCAGAGAACGACCGCGACGAGCGAATAGCCGAGGCCCGGAAACGTGCCGAGGAGATTCGCACGGAAGCGGAACAGGAGGCGCAGGAGGTCAGAGAGCGCCGTCTGGAGGAAGCTCGCGAAGCGGTCGATGCGGAGTGTGAGCAGGTCCTCGAAGAAGGAGAACAGGAGCGCGAGGAACTCGCCGAGCGCGCCCGAGATCGGGTCGACGAAGTGACCGCGCACGTCGTCGAACTGTTCCAGGAGGACGTCCATGCTCAGACCTGA
- a CDS encoding V-type ATP synthase subunit I has protein sequence MLRPEKMSKVSVTGSRGVMPTVIETVHELSLVHLSDYDGSWEGFDNGDPMAGADHASERLVTVRALESALELSETDVEPESGRLGDDWEDRLEEIQARVNELDDRRSEVTDELRQVKERIDRVAPFAELGIDLDLLAGYETVDVVVGEGPVDDIEAAVAASDDIRAFETFTGGDVVAVVAAPTEDADEDPLDDALVGVEFTRHEVPDTDKSPSAYVTDLEEREEELEDEREEIDTELEEIAHEDGGFLLKVERELTVEVQRAEAPLQFATSEHAFIAEGWIPVTEYERLVAALNDAVGDSVEIEQLEVADYDEHEHGAEAHTGSGGDGHGGDDREDEPADAEPAQAKQQRTATDGGTTAGHGGGAVTMDEQPPVILDNITPAKPFELLVKMVGQPKYSELDPTVLVFLTYPFAFGYMIGDIGYGLLYMLMGYGAWRAFDSDAGKAVGTIGIWAGAFTMIFGWLYDEMFGVHIEYWMPEGIHHALSSYLFMDSLDKGLQSTDWAMLWIVFSLVFGLIHLNLGLILGFINELKHGLKTAVYERLSWILTMNGLFVWIFSGHVVSRKPGFIADYAVVPEVVGLVAIAAFFVGAVMVGIGEGVAGVFEIPAWAFGHVLSYLRLVAVLLAKAGMAFAVNLLVFGGYTDHGHTVFNLPTYDVAGYEQNFVGLLWMDPVWIGIPLAILVFVFGHVLVLLLGITAAGIQMLRLEYVEFFQKFYEGGGEEYEPFGHGDTGAQPAD, from the coding sequence ATGCTCAGACCTGAGAAGATGAGCAAGGTCTCGGTGACCGGTTCCAGGGGCGTCATGCCCACGGTCATCGAGACGGTTCACGAACTGAGTCTGGTACACCTCTCGGACTACGACGGCTCCTGGGAGGGGTTCGACAACGGCGACCCGATGGCGGGTGCCGACCACGCTTCCGAGCGGCTGGTGACCGTCCGCGCCCTCGAGAGTGCCCTCGAGCTGTCCGAGACCGACGTCGAGCCCGAATCGGGACGGCTCGGCGACGACTGGGAAGACCGTCTCGAGGAGATCCAGGCCCGCGTCAACGAACTCGACGACCGTCGCAGCGAGGTCACCGACGAACTCCGGCAGGTCAAGGAGCGAATCGACCGCGTGGCCCCCTTCGCCGAACTGGGGATCGACCTCGATCTTCTGGCGGGGTACGAGACGGTCGACGTCGTCGTCGGCGAGGGGCCGGTTGACGATATCGAGGCGGCCGTCGCCGCGTCCGACGATATCCGGGCCTTCGAGACGTTTACCGGTGGCGACGTCGTGGCCGTCGTGGCCGCGCCCACCGAGGACGCCGACGAGGACCCGCTCGACGACGCGCTCGTCGGCGTCGAGTTCACCCGTCACGAGGTACCCGACACCGACAAGAGTCCGAGCGCGTACGTCACCGACCTCGAGGAGCGCGAGGAGGAACTCGAGGACGAGCGTGAGGAGATCGACACCGAACTCGAGGAGATCGCCCACGAGGACGGCGGCTTCCTGCTGAAGGTCGAGCGGGAGCTGACCGTCGAGGTTCAGCGAGCGGAGGCACCCCTGCAGTTCGCGACGAGCGAGCACGCGTTCATCGCGGAGGGGTGGATTCCGGTTACCGAGTACGAGCGGCTCGTCGCCGCGCTGAACGACGCCGTCGGCGACAGCGTCGAGATCGAACAGCTCGAGGTGGCGGACTACGACGAACACGAACACGGCGCGGAAGCCCACACCGGCTCCGGCGGTGACGGCCACGGTGGTGACGACCGCGAGGACGAACCCGCAGACGCGGAGCCGGCACAGGCCAAGCAACAGCGGACCGCCACGGACGGCGGGACGACGGCCGGCCACGGCGGCGGTGCCGTCACGATGGACGAGCAGCCACCGGTCATTCTCGACAACATCACGCCCGCGAAGCCGTTCGAGTTGCTGGTGAAGATGGTCGGCCAGCCCAAGTACAGCGAGCTCGATCCGACGGTACTCGTCTTCCTCACCTACCCGTTCGCGTTCGGGTACATGATCGGCGACATCGGCTACGGGCTACTGTACATGCTGATGGGGTACGGCGCCTGGCGGGCGTTCGACTCCGACGCCGGGAAGGCGGTCGGAACCATCGGCATCTGGGCCGGTGCGTTCACGATGATCTTCGGCTGGCTGTACGACGAGATGTTCGGCGTTCACATCGAGTACTGGATGCCCGAGGGGATCCACCACGCTTTGTCGTCGTATCTGTTCATGGATTCGCTCGACAAGGGGCTGCAGTCGACCGACTGGGCGATGCTGTGGATCGTCTTCAGCCTCGTCTTCGGCCTGATTCACCTGAATCTGGGACTTATCCTCGGATTCATCAACGAGCTGAAACACGGGCTCAAGACCGCGGTCTACGAACGGCTCTCGTGGATCCTCACGATGAACGGACTGTTCGTCTGGATCTTCAGCGGCCACGTGGTCTCCCGGAAGCCAGGGTTCATCGCCGACTACGCTGTGGTTCCGGAGGTCGTCGGGCTCGTCGCGATCGCGGCCTTCTTCGTCGGCGCCGTAATGGTCGGCATCGGTGAGGGAGTCGCGGGCGTCTTCGAGATTCCGGCGTGGGCGTTCGGCCACGTCCTCTCGTATCTTCGATTGGTCGCCGTCCTGCTTGCGAAGGCCGGGATGGCGTTCGCGGTGAACCTGCTCGTGTTCGGGGGCTACACCGACCACGGCCACACCGTATTCAACCTGCCAACCTACGACGTCGCCGGCTACGAGCAGAACTTCGTCGGCTTGCTCTGGATGGATCCAGTCTGGATCGGGATTCCGCTCGCGATCCTCGTCTTCGTCTTCGGGCACGTCCTGGTGCTCCTGCTGGGGATCACCGCGGCAGGGATCCAGATGCTCCGCCTCGAGTACGTGGAGTTCTTCCAGAAGTTCTACGAGGGCGGCGGCGAGGAGTACGAGCCGTTCGGACACGGGGACACCGGCGCGCAGCCCGCCGACTGA
- a CDS encoding methyltransferase domain-containing protein gives MGLLENKARARLFYKYLSRVYDQVNPFIWTEEMRTEALSLLDFEAEMTVLDVGCGTGFATEGLLEHVDEVYALDQSEHQLEQAYEKFGKRAPPVHFHRGDAERLPFATDTFDVVWSSGSIEYWPEPILALREFRRVLKPGGQVLVVGPNYPDNVVSQLLADSIMLFYDEYEADKMFKTAGFDDVKHAFMGPSYDPDVAITTIGRAPK, from the coding sequence ATGGGACTTCTCGAGAACAAAGCCCGTGCTCGACTGTTCTACAAGTACCTCTCACGGGTCTACGACCAGGTAAACCCCTTCATCTGGACCGAGGAAATGCGCACCGAAGCGCTCTCCCTGCTCGACTTCGAGGCGGAGATGACGGTGCTGGACGTCGGCTGTGGCACCGGTTTCGCGACCGAGGGACTGCTCGAGCACGTCGACGAGGTCTACGCCCTCGACCAGAGCGAACACCAGCTCGAACAGGCGTACGAGAAGTTCGGCAAACGTGCACCACCGGTCCACTTCCACCGTGGCGATGCCGAACGCCTCCCGTTCGCGACGGACACGTTCGACGTCGTCTGGTCGTCCGGATCGATCGAGTACTGGCCCGAGCCGATCCTCGCGCTCCGGGAGTTTCGCCGCGTTCTCAAACCCGGCGGACAGGTGCTCGTCGTCGGTCCGAACTATCCCGACAACGTCGTCAGTCAACTCCTGGCCGACTCGATCATGCTCTTTTACGACGAGTACGAGGCCGACAAGATGTTCAAAACCGCCGGGTTCGACGATGTGAAACACGCGTTCATGGGTCCCTCGTACGATCCAGACGTTGCGATCACGACGATCGGACGCGCACCCAAGTAA
- a CDS encoding V-type ATP synthase subunit F, with translation MSQEIAVVGSPEFTTGFRLAGVSRFENVPDDEKDDRLDDAATTALEDEGVGIVIMHDDDLEYLSRNVRQEVETSVEPVVVTIGSGTGGGGLRDQIKRAIGIDLMDEDEDS, from the coding sequence ATGAGCCAGGAAATCGCAGTCGTCGGCAGTCCGGAGTTTACGACCGGCTTCCGCCTCGCAGGCGTCAGTCGCTTCGAGAACGTCCCGGACGACGAAAAGGACGACCGGTTAGACGACGCGGCGACGACGGCCCTCGAGGACGAGGGCGTCGGGATCGTCATCATGCACGACGACGATCTCGAGTACCTGTCGCGCAACGTTCGGCAGGAAGTCGAGACGAGCGTCGAGCCGGTCGTCGTCACGATCGGCAGCGGCACCGGTGGCGGCGGGCTGCGCGACCAGATCAAACGCGCGATCGGTATCGACCTGATGGACGAGGACGAAGACAGCTAA